The sequence TAGCAGGCCGTACTGAAGCAACTGAAAACGACTTGTCCGCTCTCTTCCTTGAACGTGTTTTTCAGATTGCCCGGGACGATGGATATGTTTCACAGGTTCTTCCCGGAGCAATCTTTAATGGCTCTTCCGCGAAAGACCTCCGCCTGCATTTGTTGGACGAAACACAAGTAAAATCACTCGTTACATTCGAAAATAAGGGAATTTTCCCAGAGATTGACAATAGATATAACTTTGGGATATTAGTGTTTGAAAATAAAGGCAGCACAGGTGAATTGAAGGGTATATTCAAGCAAAATACCCTCGACATTCTTGAAGAGTTTGAAAAAATATCCCTAACAATTCCACGTCGAGTCTTACACGACTATTCCCCCGAAGCGGCAATTTTCCCATATCTCGAATCTCAGGATGATGCCGATGTGCTAAATACGATACTCCGTAGCCCCTCCATTGGAGAGGAGTCAAATGAATGGTGGGTAAACCCTTACTCTGAATTGCATAGGGGAAGTGACGTAGACCGATTTGTGGAGTCCGAAGAGGATGGTGATTATCCGGTCCTCGGTGGAAGCAATATATTCCAATTCATCTATAATACCGATATTTTGGAAAGCGTTGAAGAACCTGAGTTTTGGAGCGTTGAAGAAGACAAAGACCCGGAAAAGAGCGCGAAGCGCCGGATTCGTGAAAAGAAAATCCGCTCACTAAAGCGTCGGCTCTACGACGAATTTGAAGGGGTGGGCTCACAGAAATCATTCGTCAACCAACTACTACAAGAAAATCGGGGAAAGGAATTATCGCTGGATGATGTACTATTGGACTGTACTGACTATCGAATTGCTATTCGAAACATTGCTCGCGCCACCGACGAGCGTACCCTAATTGCTTCAGTCATTCCTCCCGGTGTCGTCTGTCACCACGCTATAAACACAGTCCAGAAATTCAAGGCCAATCCTACTGAAGACGACCTCCATAACCTCCCTCTCCACTCTGCTTACGACTCGATTTTCACCGATGAAGAATTATTTACCGTCGTTGGTCTCCTCAACTCCTTACCATTTGATTTCTTGATGCGGACCAAAGTAGATAGTAACATTGTGATGTACAAACTGGAAGAGTCGCAGGCCCCTCGGCTGACAAAGGGCGACGAGTGGTTTGAGTACATCTGGAGACGAGCCGCCCGACTCAATGCCTACGGTGAGGACTTCGAGGAGATGCGTGACCGGCTCGGCGGCATCAAACCAGTGACTGAAATGGACGAACGCCGAGAGGTACAAGCCGAACTTGACGCCGCCGCGTTCCACGCCTACGGTCTCGACCGCGAGCAGACTGCATTCGTGCTTGACGACTTCCATCGAGTGCAAAATCCCCGTATGATGGATGAGGACTACTTTGAGATGGTTTTAGAAAAGTACGATAGTCTCTCAACCTGAATCAAAATCGATTTTTCCGATAACGATATGAGGCTAAGCCCACTCCAATACCAAGGGCAACCGAGATACTAATGGCGACTTCCAAAAAACCACTCGCGGTTAGAAATTCATTCAGGGGGAACGGGGTCAGTTTGGCAATATAGAATTCTATCGCAATATTGAACGCACCCTCGAAGGAACCTGTTTGGATTATACCAATACTAAATCGAAGTAAGGAGAGAATCCCACTTCCGAATACGTACATGTTGAAAGTGTTCCCTATAAGGGAGCCAATTCCATATTTGACTGTAGCGGTATTTCGCCCCATTATAAGTGATTGATCGACGTGGATAAATGAGAGTTCTCCAACCAGGGCGAAAGTGTGAGTTTGAGATGGGAAAAGACGAAAAGCCGCTATTGTCGTCTGTAACTCGTATCCCGTTTATGCCTGCCCTTCTTGCCGAAAGCGGATCTCAATAAGGGCCGGTTTGATGCTCGTTGAGCGTGAAATCTAAATCACCGCAACACAGCGCTGGGGAGGAGTCGATTAGGGATTCAAGTCCTCTGATTCTACCCCCGCCCCTGGCTAAATAACCGAATCCGTATGGGGATTGCCATCAGTATATGGAGGCCGCCGCATGGTGGTTTCACCCGAAGGAAGTGGTATAGGGCCGGAGGGATGTTGAACCACGCCCGAGAACCTGCGTTCCGCAGAACCTCGGTCTGGTTCAAATCCCACCCCCATTCTCTCGGCGGCGCCAATCGCGAGCGACGGACCAGTCGCTCGCGATTTCAGTTAGTGAGAGAATGGGGCCGGAGGGATTTGAACCCCCGATCGACTGATATCTCCGGCGCGTCTCGGAACTCCAGAGGGTCGTCACCGCGGCCGATGATCAGTCCGCCGCTCGGTATACCAGTCTGGAATGTCGTCCCGGACGCTGTGACCTCTGGAGTCAGTCGCCCTGCCTGGCTGGGCCACAGCCCCGCGCATGGTCCGTAATCGGGACCCGCTAAAGGGAGTTTCGATTCATTGCCCGTCGTCGACGGTCGCCCAGTCGCAATCCTGGCACTTGTACCCACGGCGGTAGGCGGTCACGTCCGGCATGTAGCCAACCGTCAGGACGTCTCCGCCGCACTCCGGACATGTGCGGTCGGCACTTTCGATGCCGTCGGCCTCCAGAATCTCGTCGCCTTCGACGATCCGGGCCAGTTTACCGGGGGTGACCATCCGGCCCTGAACGACACGATTGTCAGTCATGGGTCAGGACAGAGGCGTGAGGACAGTAAGCGTTCGCGTTTCAGCGGAAATCGGTCACATCCAGGGGGCTCTGTCGTCCTTGGGGTCGTCCACGGGGGAATCGTAACCCTGACCCAGGGAGTGCTCCGACTCGACGGAGTGGCCCTCGTAATCGTCGTTGCCCCCGTCTGAGGAGACGGACTGGTCGGGTGGCGAGGAATCGAGGTCACCATCCGGATCGTCGCCGGGCGTGGCGGCCGGATCGAACGCGAGCAGGCCCGCAACGATGAACACGGGCAGTGGCGCGTTGCTCGGGATGAAACCGATGACCGAGAACGCCAGGGTCCCGAGCGCGATGGCGGTCCCGAAGCGGAACCGATCGATATCGACGAGCCCCTCGATGTGGGGCCGGAGGATCACCAGAGCCAAGGCGAACCCGACCCCGACCAGCCCCGCGGCGGCGGCCCGGGCCATCAACTCGAGGTCCGGCGTCACGGTGAGGGCTGCGCCGGCCGGTTCGACGCTTGCGATGAGCCCGAGGGCAACGATGATACTGGGCCGAGGAAGATACTCACCGATAGTCGCCGAGGCGGTTTTCGCGGCGATCGCGATGATGACGACTGCGGCGAAGCGCTCGAAGATGACGATGTCGAGGACGCTCTCGATGGTCGGCGCGACCGCGGCTTCGACGGCGGCGAGTGCAACGAGGGGGACCCCGACGAGCAGGACGCTCGCGATCTGCGCTCGCATATCGCGCTCCATCTCGGCGATGACCACCGCGAGCGTCGCGCTGCCACCGAAGACCAGGAGGCCGATCTGGACGATGCCGACGACCGAGTCGAGCCCGCCCGAGAGCACGAGGGCGGCGAAGATACCGTCGACGAGGGGGAGGAGCATGACCGTCGCGAGCAGTCTGGTCGCTCCACCGACGCGTCGCTCTAGACGCAACGCGACCGGGTGCTGTGAGCTACTCATACACTATCGGGGGTGCCCATGACCACGTGGGGAGTGGCGGTGAGAGCGACGGTACCGGCCATCTGCCGGCAGGCCCCCGAAAGTGGGTTTGCCCGCCAGCCGCGTCGCAAAAGAGCCGAAAGCTGTCGTGAACTCGCCGGGGACATCGCTGTGCTTGCCGGCGATACACGTTTCGGACGGACTGGCGGAGTCCATATGATTAATTATAAAGGACAGAGCCATAAGGATTGCGTGAGACCTGTGCACAAGTAGTGAGGGTTCCGCCTCATAACCCGGAAGGTAAGTGAACGATTGCCGTGAATGCGTCCCAATTGGCGGACGATCTTGTTTTCGGGTGTCGTCGACTGGGCGGATTCGTGCCGACGGCGAGCGTCGCCAGTCGGAGCCATCTCGGAACGCTTTTGGCCGCCCGTCGTTTGGGCTTTATATGGCGAAGGAGAGCTCACAGAACCGTCCGTTTTCCGAGAAGCTAGAGGTACCGGAGGCCCTCACGTTCGACGATGTCTTGCTCAGGCCGAGCGAGAGCCGAGTCGAACCCGACGAGGCCGACGTCTCGACGAGGATCTCCCCGAACGTCGAATTGAACGTCCCCGTTCTCTCAGCGGCGATGGATACCGTCACCGAGAGCGGTCTCGCGATCGCGTTGGCCCGCGAGGGTGGACTCGGCGTCTTGCACCGCAATATGGACGTCGAGGAAGCAGTCGCCGCCATCGAGCGGGTCAAACGCGCCGACGAGATGAAGATCCGCCGCGAGAACGTCGTCACGGCCTCGCCCGAGCAGACCGTCAAAGAGGTCGACCGCATGATGGACCGGGCCGGCGTCGGCGGCGCGCCGGTCGTCGACGACGAGGATCGCGTTCTCGGCATCATTTCGGGGACGGACATCCGCCCGTATCTCGAGGTCGGCGAACACGACGAGGTGCGCGAAGCCATGACCGACGAGGTCATCACGGCAGACGAGGAGGTCCCCCCACGCGACGCGCTCGAGTTGATGTACGAACACAAGATCGAGCGCGTTCCGCTCGTCGACGACGAGAATCGTCTCGCCGGCCTCGTGACGATGCAGGGTATCCTGGCTCGCCGTGAACACGAGGACGCCGCCCGCGACGAGGACGGCAGACTCCTCGTCGGCGTGGCCGTCGGCCCCTTCGAGACGGACCGAGCCGTCGCGGCCGACGAGGCCGGGGCGGATGCGCTCTTCATCGATACCGCTCACGCGCACAACCTCAACGTGGTCGAGAGCGCACGCGATATCAAAGAGCAGGTGGATGCGGACGTCATCGTCGGCAACATCGGCACCCGCGAAGCCGCCGAGGACCTCGTTGACTTCGCCGATGGTCTCAAAGTCGGCATCGGTCCCGGGAGCATCTGTACCACACGTGTGGTCACGGGCGCGGGAATGCCCCAGGTCACTGCCGTCTCACAGGTCGCCGACGTCGCCGCGGAACACGACGTCCCCGTCATCGCCGACGGCGGGATCAGGTATTCGGGCGACGCGGCCAAGGCCATCGCAGCCGGCGCGGACGCGGTAATGCTCGGATCGTATTTCTCGGGGACGGACGAGGCGCCGGGCCGCGTCATCACCATCCAGGGGAAAAAGTACAAGCAGTACCGGGGGATGGGATCGGTCGGTGCGATGCAATCCGGTGGCGGCGAACGATATCTGAAAGAAGAACCGGAGGAGGGCGAGGAGTACGTTCCCGAGGGCGTTGAAGCGGCGACGCCGTACAAGGGCAGTCTCGCCAGCGAACTCCACCAGCTCGTCGGCGGTATCCAGTCAGGAATGGGATACGTCGGCGCAGAGACGATACCGGAATTCAAAACCGATGCTCGCTTCGTCCGCGTCTCCCAGGCCGGACAACAGGAGGGACATCCCCACGACGTGATGATCACCGACGAAGCGCCGAACTACAAACCCCAGTCCGAGTGAATCGCCCCGGTATTCGCCTCGATAGCCGGTAATCGGCACCTCAACTTTCAAATACCCTGTCGACGGAGTACAACTGTGAACGTTTCACGGGTGTCCGCGACAGGCATCTCCGTTGTCGGGATCGGGCTTGGCGGGGCACAGGTCGTGGGGTCACCTGTCTCCATCGTGGGGGCGTTTACGACGTTCCCGTTCGTTTTGATGTCGGCAGCCCTCGTGTACACTGGGTACTGGCTGGCGAGGAGCAGCCAGTACGGAACGTACGCCGACCGTGTCCTCATATGGACGGGCTGTGCCGCGGGCACCTTCGCGGCGGTCGCCCTCCTCGTCCTCATGTCGATGAATGGGTTCGCTGCGAACGCCGTCCCCACGTCTCCGCTCGCCGATATGTTGACCGCCGGAGCGCTGGCCGGTGCGCTCGTTGGATTGTACGACGCCCAGAGCCGGGAGCGACTCGTCGCACTCGAGACCGAACGAGATCGGGTCGAGGCGTTCGCACGAAAAGCCGAGAGTCTCAACCGGTATGGAAAGGCCCTCAATCAGTCCCGAGACGTCTACGAGGTGAGTGCGCTCTCGATCGAGGTCCTCGAACTCCTCATCGGCAGCCGGGACGCCGCCGTAGTTCTGGTCGACGACGAAACGACGGTCGTCGACTCGACGATTCCCGACCAGCATCGGTCGTTCCTCGAACGGGCCGCAGAGACGATGGCACCCCGCGAGCCAATGCAGGTGACCCGGTGTCCGCAGGACGTCGACATGTCCCTCCCGTCGGCCCTGGATGGCGCGGAAATCGTCGCCGTGCCGGTTCCAACGGGAACCGACGGTCGGATGGTGCTGATGGCACTGCCCGGAGCCGAGGACCCGTATACCGAGGAGGACCTCGATTTGCTCGCATCCCTCTCGGCCCACGTGGGCACGGCGATCTCTAGCGTTCAGACGGACGACGCACTCTCCGCGGCCTGATCCATTCGCCACACCGTAACGGCGGTTGCTGGGACACGGCGTCGGGCCAATTCCGACGCTGGTGGCACCAGTTCGAGGCGGTTTCGGTGCGATCCAATGAATGTGGACTGAGGGTCTACAGTTGAACGAGTGCGGCGACGAGTGTGCTCCTCTCGTCGTGGGGTTCTTCGTGTCCCACGAATGGTCCATCAGGCGAGTTTGTGCAAAATTGACGGGCAAACGGAACAGATGAAAATCGGCAAATGATCGAGTGGCATCGGCTGTGTATTCAGTTGTGGTCGATACCGTTTGCTGAATAACAGGCACAAATTTCTCGACCGACGTCGAACGACTCCTGAGGAGTCCCTTCTGTTTTAATAGACCGACCCGTAAGATCTTGATATGGTCGTTCGACACGTGAATAAACACGCTCTCCTGAAGCAGCGATGGTAGACGTTGCCTTCTCCATAGCACGGATCCTCGCTGCATTGTTTCTCGTCGTCCTGAATGGGTTCTTCGTGGCCTCGGAATTCGCCTTTGTCCGAGTTCGTTCCACGTCCGTCGAGCAACTGGTCGAGGAGGGTCGCGCCGGATCTGCTGCCCTCGAAGACGTGATGACGAATCTCGATGATTATCTCGCGGCGACGCAACTCGGCATCACCATCGCATCGCTCGGCCTCGGATGGATCGGCGAGCCAGCGGTAGCAGCGCTCATCGAACCCGTCCTCGAACCGTTGGTCCCGGCGGGTCTCATCCACCTTGTGGCGTTCGCACTCGGATTCAGCTTCATCACGTTCCTCCATGTCGTGTTCGGTGAACTCGCGCCAAAGACGATCGCGATTGCGGACGCCGAACGGATCTCACTGCTCCTCGCACCGCCGATGAAGGTGACGTACTATTTGTTCATTCCCGGTATAATCGTGTTCAACGGCACCGCCAACGCGTTCACGCGCCTTTTTGGAATCCCGCCCGCATCCGAAACCGACGAGACGCTCGAAGAGCGTGAAATCCGTCGCGTGTTGATGCGCTCGGGGGAGGAAGGCCACGTCGAGATGGCCGAAGTCGATATGATAGAGCGCGTATTCGATCTCAACGACACTGTGGTCCGTGAAGTAATGGTGCCGCGACCGGACATGGTAAGCGTCCCCGCAGACATGTCGTTGACGGAACTTCGCTCGACGGTTCTCGACGCCGGACATACCCGCTATCCGGTCGTCGCGGCCGACGACGCCGATCAGGCGGTCGGATTCGTCGATGTAAAGGACGTGCTCCGTGCCACGGAATCCGGATCGACGTCGGCGACCGCAGGCGACCTCGCACGCGAACTCATCGTCGTTCCAGAGACGACCACGATCAACGAACTCCTCTTGCAGTTCCGAGACGAGCAGCGACAGATGGCCGCCGTCATCGACGAATGGGGGGTCCTCGAGGGTATCGCGACCGTCGAGGATGTCGTTGAGGCTATCGTCGGCGATCTTCGCGACGAGTTCGACGCCGATATCCGCGAACATTCGATTCGACGGATCGACGATGACACCTATGACGCCGACGGATCGGTCACGCTGTCGGCCGTCAACGAGACACTCGACACTGCGTTTGAGGGACAGGGCTTCGAGACACTTGGTGGATTGGTCCTGGACCGTCTCGGCCGGCTACCGGAGGTCGGCGATAGCGTCGAGGCAGACGACTACGTCGTGGAAGTGACAGACATCGACGGCACACGTATTTCGACGCTCCGGATCAGGAGGGCGGACGATAATCGGGACACACCGGGGAACTGACTTGCCGGTCACCGGTCGGTGCATTCCGACACTACCCTGGAGTTGTTCGTCTGTGCTTCCCTCACACTATATCGCACGACCAACTTCTACCAACTGGCGAACAAGTAGGGTGGGTCGATAAATAACGAACAGAGGGCGTCTCTTCACGCGAAAGTCTTGCAGAAATGTCGATCCGCAGACGGCGTACGGTGGATGACCCAATAGCCGCAGCTGTTCAATCTTGAGATCGGGTATAGCATGTCCCCCGCCCAAACGGTCGTATCCCAGCCGACGAGGATTGCTCGTGGGTGAATAGTTCGAAAATGACGTTCGGCATCCCCCCTCCCAGGAACCCCGTATCAGTAACGATCAATCGGTATCCCGCCATGACCCCCAGACCTCCCGATATTTCCCGAGTTCGCGATACTCCGTTTTCCGCTCGAAAGCGTCGTTATACTAGAGAGGACCTTGTGATTCGATAGTGGGACGCCTCTACGAGACACCTGATCTGTCTTTTCGCCCATCGATTTACCGGGGACTCCATTTGAGTACGCGGACATGACCCGTGCTCCTTTCGCTAGACCGGGGTCTAGTTTGACAAATCGAGCAGTAAATTGGCCCTATTTCTCATTTCCGCAGTTTCGAAGAGATCAAACGATTATGCTCCATCAGGGAATAGAGCACGAGATATACGGGCAAACGCATTGATTCTTCGAACACCAGGGCAAACATATTTGTAGCACAATGTATTAAGATGTATACGTGCCATCGATCAGTGCTCGCATCCCAGAGGACGAGGAACGTGAACTCGCGGAGGTCATCGAGATCCTTGGCGAAGATAAGAGTACGGTGATCCGGAAAGCCCTCAATGAAGGACTTGGGTCACTCAGGGAGCGTATCGCAATCCGGCGGTACCAGGCTGGAGAGATATCGGTCAATCAAGCGGCACGACTGGCAGGCGTGGGCATCGCGGAATGGCTCGAGATCGCCCGCGAACATAATCTCACCACGCAACTCAAACCCGAGGACCTCGAATCTGACGCTGATGCTGCCCGGAAGCTATGACGGGGGTATTTCTCGATGCCACCACGTTGATAAGTCTGGGTTCGATCGACGAGTTGGAATTATTCAGGGACTTTTCCGGTGAACTGATTGTTCTCCCAGCAGTGAAATCTGAGGTCGGTACGGAGCCTGCACGAACGAACCTCCAGCGCTTCATTGAAACACATGATATCCAGGAGGAAGGTCTTGAGTACGCGCAACAGGTTCCCCGGGCAATGTCAGTTCTCGAGGAATCAGCTCGGAATGGCGATGTCGAGATCATTGCCGCGGTGCTCGCCTATAGAGCAGAAGACAGGCCTGTTGGCGTCGTTTCGGATGATCGGCGTGTCAGAACTACCGCCGATGCGTTCGGTGCAACAGTGACGGGAACTATTGGTGTGGTCGTCCGTGGAGTCGAAGCGGGGATATCGAAAGACGATGGCCTCGATATTGTCGAACGGATAGACGCTCGGGGACTACACATGACTGGTGAACTCCGGGACAAGGCCGAGTCACTGATTCAAGAGGCAGCCGAAGAAATCTGACTCTCACTGTGGGTCTTTTCGGAGAAAAACGTTGAGTATGCTCCGTCAGGGATTTGAACCCGATGGCAAATCCTCACTTCGTTCGGATTCGCGTGGCTCAAATCCCTTCCCTGCGCGCTTCGCTCCCTCGAAAAAACTCGGTCGCTGTAGTGCTCCGTCAGGGATTTGAACCCTGGTCCTCGGCTCGAAAGGCCAAGATGATTGGCCGGACTACACCAACGGAGCGACATCCCTCAGTTACCCGGTGCGTCTAAAAAGGATGTCGTTCTTGGCCCGGATTCCGTATCGGTGGGCCACGAGCGCCGACGAATATTTCCAGGTTCGGCACTCTCCGTTCACCATGAACGATCCCACCGAGGCGTTACGCTCCGATCCCTTCCTCGGGCCGATCGTCGAGGAGGAGGAACCGGTCACCGTCGCAGCCGCGTCCGATCCCTTCGAACGCCTGCTCGTCTCGATCCTCCGACAGCAGGTCTCGATGGAGGCGGCAGCGGCGATCGAAGGCCGCCTCTTCGACCGCGTGGAACCCACGCCAGCCGATATCCGAAAGGCGGACCCCGAAACGATGCGGGAGGCCGGACTGTCCACCGCCAAGGTCGAGTATGTCAAAGCGTTGGCCGAGACGTGGGCTGACCGTGACTGGAGCGAGTCATATTTCGCGGACAAACCGGATGAGACAGTCGTCGAGGAATTGACGAACGTCAGAGGAGTGGGACCGTGGACTGCAAAGATGTTCCTCCTGTTCGGTCTGGGCCGAGCGGACGTCTTCCCTGTCGAAGACCTCGGCATCCGAACGGCGATGAAGCAGGTGATCGGCGAGGATCTGAGTCGCGCGGAAATGGTAGAGACGGCGGCGAGGTGGCAACCGTACCGGAGCTACGCCAGCCAGTATCTCTGGCGGACCATCGATTGACTACTCTTCTTCGGTGGTGACGTCAGTTACCTCCTTGCCGCTTTGGCGTCGGACGTCGACCTGATAGTCCTGGAGGATATCACGCCCGAGCAGGAGCGGGTACTCCATGTGGCTGCGGTCCTCGAGGCTGGCCTGTACGGTGTGCCGGTCCCCGCCAACGCCCACCACGATGTCCACGATCGGTCTCGATTTGCCGGCCTTGTGACTTCCCGTTTTCACTTTT is a genomic window of Halanaeroarchaeum sulfurireducens containing:
- a CDS encoding DUF5795 family protein, giving the protein MTDNRVVQGRMVTPGKLARIVEGDEILEADGIESADRTCPECGGDVLTVGYMPDVTAYRRGYKCQDCDWATVDDGQ
- a CDS encoding GAF domain-containing protein — translated: MNVSRVSATGISVVGIGLGGAQVVGSPVSIVGAFTTFPFVLMSAALVYTGYWLARSSQYGTYADRVLIWTGCAAGTFAAVALLVLMSMNGFAANAVPTSPLADMLTAGALAGALVGLYDAQSRERLVALETERDRVEAFARKAESLNRYGKALNQSRDVYEVSALSIEVLELLIGSRDAAVVLVDDETTVVDSTIPDQHRSFLERAAETMAPREPMQVTRCPQDVDMSLPSALDGAEIVAVPVPTGTDGRMVLMALPGAEDPYTEEDLDLLASLSAHVGTAISSVQTDDALSAA
- a CDS encoding DNA-3-methyladenine glycosylase family protein, with translation MNDPTEALRSDPFLGPIVEEEEPVTVAAASDPFERLLVSILRQQVSMEAAAAIEGRLFDRVEPTPADIRKADPETMREAGLSTAKVEYVKALAETWADRDWSESYFADKPDETVVEELTNVRGVGPWTAKMFLLFGLGRADVFPVEDLGIRTAMKQVIGEDLSRAEMVETAARWQPYRSYASQYLWRTID
- a CDS encoding UPF0175 family protein; its protein translation is MPSISARIPEDEERELAEVIEILGEDKSTVIRKALNEGLGSLRERIAIRRYQAGEISVNQAARLAGVGIAEWLEIAREHNLTTQLKPEDLESDADAARKL
- a CDS encoding DUF5794 domain-containing protein, whose product is MSSSQHPVALRLERRVGGATRLLATVMLLPLVDGIFAALVLSGGLDSVVGIVQIGLLVFGGSATLAVVIAEMERDMRAQIASVLLVGVPLVALAAVEAAVAPTIESVLDIVIFERFAAVVIIAIAAKTASATIGEYLPRPSIIVALGLIASVEPAGAALTVTPDLELMARAAAAGLVGVGFALALVILRPHIEGLVDIDRFRFGTAIALGTLAFSVIGFIPSNAPLPVFIVAGLLAFDPAATPGDDPDGDLDSSPPDQSVSSDGGNDDYEGHSVESEHSLGQGYDSPVDDPKDDRAPWM
- a CDS encoding hemolysin family protein, translating into MVDVAFSIARILAALFLVVLNGFFVASEFAFVRVRSTSVEQLVEEGRAGSAALEDVMTNLDDYLAATQLGITIASLGLGWIGEPAVAALIEPVLEPLVPAGLIHLVAFALGFSFITFLHVVFGELAPKTIAIADAERISLLLAPPMKVTYYLFIPGIIVFNGTANAFTRLFGIPPASETDETLEEREIRRVLMRSGEEGHVEMAEVDMIERVFDLNDTVVREVMVPRPDMVSVPADMSLTELRSTVLDAGHTRYPVVAADDADQAVGFVDVKDVLRATESGSTSATAGDLARELIVVPETTTINELLLQFRDEQRQMAAVIDEWGVLEGIATVEDVVEAIVGDLRDEFDADIREHSIRRIDDDTYDADGSVTLSAVNETLDTAFEGQGFETLGGLVLDRLGRLPEVGDSVEADDYVVEVTDIDGTRISTLRIRRADDNRDTPGN
- the guaB gene encoding IMP dehydrogenase — translated: MAKESSQNRPFSEKLEVPEALTFDDVLLRPSESRVEPDEADVSTRISPNVELNVPVLSAAMDTVTESGLAIALAREGGLGVLHRNMDVEEAVAAIERVKRADEMKIRRENVVTASPEQTVKEVDRMMDRAGVGGAPVVDDEDRVLGIISGTDIRPYLEVGEHDEVREAMTDEVITADEEVPPRDALELMYEHKIERVPLVDDENRLAGLVTMQGILARREHEDAARDEDGRLLVGVAVGPFETDRAVAADEAGADALFIDTAHAHNLNVVESARDIKEQVDADVIVGNIGTREAAEDLVDFADGLKVGIGPGSICTTRVVTGAGMPQVTAVSQVADVAAEHDVPVIADGGIRYSGDAAKAIAAGADAVMLGSYFSGTDEAPGRVITIQGKKYKQYRGMGSVGAMQSGGGERYLKEEPEEGEEYVPEGVEAATPYKGSLASELHQLVGGIQSGMGYVGAETIPEFKTDARFVRVSQAGQQEGHPHDVMITDEAPNYKPQSE